In Mastigocladopsis repens PCC 10914, a single window of DNA contains:
- a CDS encoding pantothenate kinase, whose amino-acid sequence MANSSFWLALMIGNSRLHWAHFAGETLIHAWDTDYLPDQLVQKLSQSQTLEDLAAYLPISPSSSLPLLLASVVPSQTALWQTYPNVRITTLDQVPIKGMYPTLGIDRALSLWGAGRNWGFPMLVIDAGTALTFTGADTNQYLVGGAILPGLGLQLATLNQRTGQLPKVELPQQLPQRYALNTQEAMQSGVIYTLVAGIKDFIEAWWRDFPDGNVAITGGDRTLLVNYLQSQFPEIAKRLIVEQNLIFWGMQKIVMNDEFHSYFHS is encoded by the coding sequence ATGGCTAATAGCTCTTTCTGGCTAGCTTTGATGATTGGAAATTCCCGACTGCATTGGGCGCACTTTGCAGGCGAAACCCTGATTCATGCTTGGGATACAGACTATCTACCAGATCAGCTTGTGCAGAAACTCTCTCAATCTCAAACACTAGAGGACTTAGCAGCCTACCTCCCCATCTCCCCCTCCTCCTCTCTCCCCCTCCTCCTCGCCTCTGTCGTTCCCAGTCAAACGGCACTGTGGCAAACTTATCCTAATGTTCGCATTACTACCTTAGACCAAGTTCCCATCAAGGGGATGTATCCCACACTAGGAATTGACCGCGCCTTGTCTTTATGGGGTGCTGGGAGGAACTGGGGTTTCCCCATGCTGGTCATTGATGCCGGGACAGCACTGACGTTTACAGGTGCGGATACTAACCAGTATTTAGTAGGAGGTGCAATTCTTCCAGGACTTGGCTTGCAACTAGCGACTCTTAATCAAAGAACAGGACAATTACCAAAAGTTGAACTTCCCCAGCAACTTCCCCAACGGTACGCTTTGAATACTCAAGAGGCGATGCAAAGTGGGGTTATTTATACTTTAGTTGCAGGGATAAAAGATTTTATTGAGGCGTGGTGGCGCGATTTTCCTGATGGGAATGTTGCGATTACTGGGGGCGATCGCACTTTGCTGGTAAACTATCTGCAATCTCAATTTCCTGAGATTGCAAAGCGTTTAATTGTGGAGCAAAATTTGATTTTTTGGGGAATGCAAAAAATAGTTATGAATGATGAATTTCATAGTTATTTTCACTCTTGA
- a CDS encoding diflavin flavoprotein yields the protein MVALTEKTKKKLTMQTVEIASQTTAIRSLDWDRDRFDIEFGLQNGTTYNSFLIRGEQIALVDTSHEKFRQLFLDTLNGLINPADIDYLIISHTEPDHSGLVKDVLQLAPDVTVVGSKVAIQFLENLVHRPFKRQIVKNGDRLDLGNGHELEFVIAPNLHWPDTIFSFDHKTQTLFTCDAFGMHYCSDSTFDEDLKTIEADFEYYYECLMAPNARSVLSALKRMGELEKISMIATGHGPLLYHNVEELTGRYRNWSKTQAKAETSVGVFYVSDYGYSDRLTQAIASGITKTGVGVEMVDLRGGVDLQELRELVGRTAGIVVGIPPASGAAHIQAAISTILGSVHEKQAVGVFESGGGDDEPIDPLLSQFRNLGLIPAFPGIRIKETPTEITYKQCEEAGTDLGQWVTRDRSIKQMKSLGADLDKALGRITGGLYIITAKKGDVSSAMLASWVSQASFKPLGISIAVAKDRAIESLMQVGDKFVLNALEEGNYQQLMKHFLKRFAPGADRFEGVRTQPAENGAPILADALAYMECEVISRMDGGDHWIVYSTVYAGRVSKPDALTAVHHRKVGNHY from the coding sequence ATGGTAGCGCTCACCGAAAAAACCAAAAAAAAGCTAACCATGCAGACTGTCGAGATTGCCTCCCAAACGACAGCAATCCGTTCTTTGGATTGGGATCGCGATCGCTTCGACATTGAGTTCGGTCTGCAAAATGGTACTACCTACAACTCGTTCCTCATACGTGGTGAGCAAATAGCATTGGTCGATACTTCGCATGAAAAGTTTCGCCAATTGTTCTTAGATACTCTGAATGGTCTGATTAATCCAGCAGATATTGATTATTTAATTATCAGCCACACTGAGCCAGACCACAGCGGTTTAGTGAAAGATGTTCTGCAACTTGCGCCGGATGTCACCGTTGTTGGTTCTAAAGTCGCCATCCAGTTTCTGGAGAATTTGGTGCATCGTCCCTTTAAGCGGCAAATTGTGAAAAATGGCGATCGCCTCGATTTGGGTAACGGACACGAACTAGAATTTGTCATTGCACCCAATTTACACTGGCCCGACACCATCTTCAGCTTCGACCACAAAACCCAAACTCTCTTCACCTGCGATGCTTTTGGGATGCACTATTGCTCAGATAGCACCTTTGACGAAGACTTAAAAACGATTGAAGCAGATTTTGAATATTACTACGAATGTCTGATGGCTCCCAATGCCCGTTCAGTTCTGTCTGCCCTCAAGCGGATGGGTGAACTAGAAAAAATCAGCATGATTGCCACAGGTCATGGACCCTTATTATACCACAATGTTGAGGAATTGACCGGACGCTATCGCAATTGGAGCAAAACACAGGCAAAGGCAGAAACAAGTGTAGGAGTATTTTACGTTTCAGATTACGGTTATAGCGATCGCCTGACTCAAGCAATTGCCAGCGGTATTACCAAAACTGGCGTCGGTGTAGAAATGGTAGACTTGCGAGGCGGAGTAGATTTACAAGAGTTGCGAGAACTTGTCGGTCGCACTGCTGGGATTGTCGTCGGAATACCTCCAGCTTCTGGTGCTGCTCATATCCAAGCTGCCATTAGTACCATTTTAGGCTCAGTTCATGAAAAGCAAGCAGTAGGCGTCTTTGAATCAGGCGGTGGAGATGACGAACCAATTGACCCGTTGCTGAGTCAATTCCGAAATTTGGGTTTGATACCAGCCTTCCCAGGAATTCGGATAAAAGAAACGCCCACAGAGATCACCTACAAGCAGTGTGAAGAAGCGGGGACAGACTTAGGACAGTGGGTAACACGCGATCGCAGCATCAAGCAGATGAAATCCTTAGGTGCTGACCTCGACAAAGCATTAGGGAGAATCACTGGCGGATTGTACATCATTACCGCCAAAAAAGGTGATGTATCCAGCGCCATGCTAGCCTCTTGGGTCAGTCAAGCCAGCTTCAAACCCTTGGGAATATCAATCGCCGTTGCTAAAGATAGGGCAATTGAATCACTCATGCAAGTAGGCGATAAATTTGTCCTCAACGCCCTTGAAGAAGGTAATTATCAGCAACTTATGAAACACTTCCTCAAACGCTTCGCCCCTGGTGCTGACCGCTTTGAAGGAGTCAGAACCCAGCCAGCCGAAAACGGTGCGCCCATCCTTGCTGATGCCTTAGCATATATGGAGTGCGAAGTGATCAGTCGCATGGATGGTGGCGACCATTGGATTGTTTACAGCACCGTTTACGCAGGACGGGTTTCCAAACCCGATGCGTTGACTGCAGTCCACCATCGCAAAGTCGGAAATCATTACTAG
- a CDS encoding organic hydroperoxide resistance protein: MVEKQPSVEQMVEQIAEPYTGSVMKPLYTATVSVTGGELGHARISGHARSSDGVLDLNLAMPKELGGSGELGTNPEQLFAAGYAACFHGSMVLCARSMRLNVSNSTVTCAVTIGRDPVDGGYRLSAQLSVEIPGSNREQAEQVVAKAHELCPYSKAIHGNVDVTVTVI; this comes from the coding sequence GTGGTAGAAAAGCAGCCCTCAGTGGAACAAATGGTAGAGCAGATTGCAGAACCTTATACGGGTTCTGTGATGAAGCCGCTATACACAGCGACTGTAAGTGTAACTGGGGGAGAACTTGGACACGCACGGATATCTGGTCATGCACGTAGTTCCGACGGAGTTCTTGACCTAAATCTTGCAATGCCTAAAGAACTCGGCGGTTCTGGTGAATTGGGGACAAATCCAGAGCAACTTTTTGCTGCTGGCTACGCCGCTTGCTTTCACGGGTCTATGGTTCTATGTGCGAGGTCGATGCGCCTCAACGTGTCTAATTCCACGGTGACGTGTGCTGTTACCATTGGCAGAGACCCTGTAGATGGAGGCTACAGGCTCAGTGCCCAGCTTTCAGTAGAAATTCCAGGGTCTAACCGTGAGCAGGCTGAACAGGTTGTTGCTAAAGCACATGAACTCTGCCCCTACTCTAAGGCTATCCACGGCAATGTTGATGTTACGGTGACAGTGATCTGA
- a CDS encoding diflavin flavoprotein, with the protein MTSTKPRDVQVLPIATDTTVLRSRSWTRLRFEIEYALAKGTTANSYLIKGDKIALIDPPGETFTQIYLQALQQRFDVKNIDYVILGHINPNRAASLKALLELAPQITFVCSNPGAKNLRSALEKPDLPVIVMRGEETLDLGKGHDLQFIPTPNPRYPDLLCTYDPQTEILYTDKLFAAHICGDQVFDEGWEIFSEDRRYYFDCLMAPHARQVETALDKLGDLPVRMYATGHGPLVRYSLIDLTKSYRQWSQQQTSQDTSVALIYASAYGNTATLAQAIARGMTKAGVAVESINCEFADPEEIRAAVEKSSGFIIGSPTLGGHAPTPIQIALGIVLSTATNNKLAGVFGSFGWSGEAVDIIEGKLKDAGYRFGFETIRVKFKPDDATLQMCEEAGTDFAQALKKAKKVRTPSQPATTTEQAVGRVVGSLSILTAKQGDISSAMLASWVSQASFNPPALTIAVAKDRAVELLTHSGNKFVLNILKEGNHIGLMKHFLKPFGPGEDRFEGVSAEEAENGSPILTGALAYLECSVKNRMEVGDHWLVYATVDQGKVLDNDGVTAVHQRKSGNHY; encoded by the coding sequence ATGACATCTACAAAACCTCGTGACGTTCAAGTTCTCCCCATCGCTACAGACACAACTGTGCTTCGTTCCCGCAGTTGGACACGCCTCAGATTTGAAATAGAATACGCTCTTGCAAAAGGGACAACGGCTAATTCTTATCTCATCAAAGGAGATAAAATCGCCCTCATTGACCCTCCAGGAGAAACATTTACGCAAATATACCTGCAAGCTTTGCAGCAACGATTTGATGTCAAAAATATTGATTACGTCATTCTCGGTCACATTAATCCCAACCGTGCCGCAAGTTTAAAAGCTTTACTGGAACTCGCACCACAAATCACCTTTGTTTGTTCTAACCCAGGGGCAAAAAATTTGCGTAGCGCACTGGAAAAGCCTGATTTGCCAGTCATTGTGATGCGGGGAGAAGAAACTCTGGATTTGGGTAAAGGACATGATCTACAGTTTATCCCCACCCCCAATCCTCGATATCCAGACCTACTTTGCACCTACGACCCACAGACGGAAATTCTCTATACAGATAAGCTTTTTGCGGCGCATATCTGTGGCGACCAAGTTTTTGATGAAGGCTGGGAAATCTTTAGCGAAGATAGGCGCTATTATTTTGATTGTCTCATGGCTCCTCATGCCCGTCAAGTTGAAACAGCATTGGATAAACTTGGCGACCTACCCGTGAGGATGTATGCGACTGGTCACGGTCCTCTGGTGCGCTATAGCTTAATTGACTTGACGAAATCTTACCGCCAGTGGAGTCAGCAGCAAACATCGCAGGATACATCTGTCGCCTTGATTTATGCTTCGGCGTATGGAAACACAGCGACTCTTGCCCAGGCGATCGCACGTGGCATGACAAAAGCAGGCGTTGCTGTAGAATCAATCAACTGCGAATTTGCTGACCCAGAAGAAATCCGTGCGGCGGTCGAAAAATCATCTGGCTTTATTATCGGTTCTCCTACCCTTGGCGGTCATGCACCGACTCCCATCCAAATAGCTTTGGGTATTGTTCTTTCTACTGCTACGAACAATAAACTTGCTGGTGTCTTTGGTTCCTTCGGTTGGAGTGGGGAAGCAGTCGATATTATTGAGGGTAAACTGAAAGACGCTGGCTATCGCTTTGGTTTTGAAACCATCAGGGTGAAGTTTAAACCCGATGATGCTACCCTGCAAATGTGTGAAGAAGCGGGAACCGACTTTGCCCAAGCGCTGAAGAAAGCCAAAAAAGTGCGTACTCCTAGCCAACCCGCTACAACTACTGAACAAGCAGTCGGGCGCGTTGTTGGTTCACTGTCTATTCTGACAGCAAAGCAAGGCGATATATCCAGTGCAATGTTAGCTTCTTGGGTCTCTCAGGCAAGCTTTAATCCCCCGGCTTTAACAATTGCTGTGGCTAAAGACCGCGCTGTGGAACTACTGACGCACTCAGGGAACAAATTCGTTCTCAACATTCTTAAAGAAGGAAATCACATAGGGTTGATGAAGCATTTTCTCAAACCCTTTGGTCCCGGAGAAGACAGATTTGAGGGTGTATCCGCAGAAGAAGCCGAAAACGGCTCCCCCATTCTTACTGGTGCCCTAGCTTACCTAGAATGTTCCGTAAAAAACCGCATGGAAGTAGGCGATCACTGGCTTGTTTATGCCACCGTAGATCAAGGTAAAGTTCTCGATAACGATGGTGTCACTGCTGTGCATCAACGTAAATCAGGGAATCATTATTAA
- a CDS encoding Uma2 family endonuclease produces MVTTPTTSLTFEEYLTYDDGTGFHYELVDGRLELMNPPTIQHFLIADFLDSVLKEEIKRLGLPWLCFRETGVRTGRNKSRLTDLCVVTQEQARTLMNLSAVFESPPLLIVEVVSPESVKRDYRYKRSEYAALEVPEYWIVDPLEATISVLLLEEGLYEQTVLSANQQIRSRTFPELVLAPEQVFSAGNLEK; encoded by the coding sequence ATGGTCACAACACCAACAACCAGCCTCACCTTTGAGGAATATTTGACCTATGATGATGGCACTGGTTTTCATTACGAATTGGTGGATGGCAGGCTAGAACTAATGAATCCACCTACAATTCAACATTTTTTAATTGCTGATTTTTTAGATAGTGTTCTCAAGGAAGAAATCAAGCGACTGGGTTTACCTTGGCTATGCTTTCGAGAAACTGGAGTCAGAACAGGTAGAAATAAATCCAGATTGACTGACTTGTGTGTGGTGACACAAGAACAAGCAAGAACACTAATGAATTTGTCAGCAGTCTTTGAGTCACCACCGCTATTAATTGTAGAAGTTGTCAGTCCAGAGTCGGTAAAGCGAGATTACCGCTACAAACGTTCTGAGTATGCGGCATTGGAAGTCCCAGAGTATTGGATTGTAGACCCCCTAGAAGCAACAATATCAGTCTTGTTGTTGGAAGAGGGGTTATACGAACAAACTGTTTTGAGTGCAAACCAACAGATTAGATCGCGGACATTTCCAGAGTTAGTGCTTGCTCCTGAGCAGGTGTTTAGTGCAGGTAATTTGGAAAAATAA
- a CDS encoding phycobiliprotein lyase encodes MTSQIKLTQTAEESLLAEFFQESVGMWRSERRYYTLPDGETKEMVSIITIRFLTKGCDELQKLGQMHGLPDTVSLTCGAEVTWESENSVTGRKESKGSTLFGGLGNTLYRDRGFATTKPITAQYHFPNPKTLCLRTEYNNSVFEEELKLIGSKYRTRQTIISRAGEQLMIGQYLEKRVDL; translated from the coding sequence GTGACATCACAGATCAAACTGACACAAACTGCTGAGGAATCTCTACTAGCTGAGTTTTTTCAAGAATCAGTTGGTATGTGGCGCTCGGAACGGCGCTACTATACGCTACCAGATGGAGAAACTAAGGAAATGGTAAGTATCATCACCATCCGGTTTTTGACAAAGGGATGCGATGAATTGCAAAAACTGGGTCAGATGCACGGTCTACCTGATACAGTCAGTTTGACCTGTGGTGCTGAAGTGACTTGGGAAAGTGAGAATTCTGTGACAGGAAGGAAAGAGTCCAAGGGTTCAACGTTGTTTGGTGGTTTGGGAAACACGTTGTATCGCGATCGCGGTTTTGCCACAACCAAGCCTATCACCGCCCAATATCACTTCCCCAACCCCAAAACACTATGTTTGCGAACAGAATACAACAATTCAGTATTTGAGGAAGAGTTAAAGCTGATTGGCAGCAAATACCGGACGCGCCAGACAATTATCTCCCGCGCTGGCGAACAGTTGATGATTGGTCAGTATCTAGAGAAGAGAGTAGATTTGTGA
- a CDS encoding DUF4351 domain-containing protein — translation MAYDNICRYLAQAYPVSFACWLLNVEAIEIQPLPTELSLEPIRSDALYLLPERGQILHLEFQTVPSSSPPLPLRMLDYWVRLYRKYERPIEQVVIFLKETSSPTVYVEQFTVGRTVHPYRVVRVWEQDPSPLLESPALLPLAVLARTEAPQVLLEQVANRIDRIEGQEQQQNISACVEILARIKFDRNLIRQFLREDLMRESPLYQEILQEGLQQGLQQGLQQGLQQGKLDTVVLLLNNRIGTMTPDLQAQLQQLSIAELDDLCRVLLSFSSTTDLLIWLQAQQETHN, via the coding sequence TTGGCTTACGACAACATTTGCCGTTACTTAGCCCAAGCATATCCTGTTTCCTTTGCCTGTTGGTTACTCAATGTTGAGGCTATTGAAATTCAGCCTTTACCCACAGAACTGAGCCTTGAACCTATTCGTTCCGATGCCCTTTACTTGTTACCAGAACGAGGGCAAATTCTCCATTTAGAGTTTCAGACTGTACCTTCTTCCAGTCCGCCCTTACCCTTGCGTATGCTGGATTATTGGGTGAGACTCTACCGAAAATATGAGCGTCCCATTGAGCAAGTTGTCATTTTTTTGAAGGAAACAAGCTCACCAACGGTTTATGTCGAGCAATTTACCGTAGGTAGAACTGTTCACCCCTATAGAGTAGTACGAGTATGGGAGCAAGACCCCAGTCCATTACTAGAAAGTCCAGCATTGTTACCCTTGGCTGTATTAGCTCGAACAGAAGCTCCCCAAGTGCTGCTAGAGCAAGTTGCAAACAGGATTGATAGAATTGAGGGACAAGAACAGCAACAGAATATCTCTGCTTGTGTTGAGATATTAGCCAGAATAAAGTTTGATAGGAATTTGATTCGGCAATTTCTACGGGAGGATCTTATGCGCGAATCGCCACTGTATCAAGAAATTTTACAAGAGGGTTTGCAGCAGGGTTTGCAGCAGGGTTTGCAGCAGGGTTTACAGCAGGGAAAGTTAGACACTGTTGTGTTACTTCTTAACAATCGTATTGGAACGATGACTCCTGATTTGCAAGCCCAGCTTCAACAACTCTCTATTGCTGAGTTAGATGATTTGTGTAGAGTGTTATTGAGTTTTTCTAGTACAACAGATTTACTTATTTGGCTGCAAGCCCAGCAAGAAACGCATAACTAA
- a CDS encoding FAD-dependent oxidoreductase, whose protein sequence is MSTYVEAQQNIRNGSHAVVIGGSMAGLLAARILVEHFERVTVVERDRLPQEPETRPGVPQAHHVHVLLTQGQRILEQLFPGIEAEVTAAGAPSVDWVAECTYLNLWGWVSGGSSDLITRTCSRALLEWVVRRRLSNYSNLQFLPTTQVKGLLSDNSNSRVKGVELCGCDDFHTTELAADLIVDASGRNSQQPKWLEEIGYEPPTETVINSFLGYSTQWYERPEGLQADWKALVVAAKPPHDKRGGVIFPIEGNRWQVLVSGIGRDYPPTDEAGFMEFVRSLRTPVIYDALQSAKPLSPVYGYRRTENRWRHYEKLSRLPEGLLAIGDAVCAFNPVYGQGMTVAALSALTLKECLQEQFRYRKGNFTGLTKNFQNQLSKVLQTPWLMATGEDFRWETTSGGHPDKITQLMHRYMDQIMLLSISNPKIYRSFAEVTHLVKPSRTLFAPDILVQVLGTLLNQSRNQEKALRQGVN, encoded by the coding sequence ATGTCTACCTACGTAGAGGCACAACAAAACATCCGCAATGGAAGTCATGCCGTAGTGATTGGCGGTAGCATGGCTGGACTACTGGCAGCGAGAATTTTAGTAGAACACTTTGAGCGTGTTACTGTGGTGGAACGCGATCGCTTACCGCAGGAACCAGAAACTCGTCCGGGTGTACCCCAAGCTCATCACGTCCATGTACTGCTAACCCAAGGTCAACGCATTCTCGAGCAACTGTTTCCAGGTATAGAGGCTGAAGTGACAGCTGCTGGTGCGCCTAGTGTAGACTGGGTAGCAGAATGCACCTATTTGAATTTGTGGGGTTGGGTATCCGGTGGTTCTTCAGACTTAATTACTCGCACTTGTAGTCGTGCCTTGTTAGAATGGGTAGTGCGTCGTCGTTTGAGTAACTATAGCAACCTGCAATTTTTGCCAACAACTCAGGTAAAGGGATTGCTGAGTGACAATAGCAATTCCAGAGTCAAAGGAGTAGAATTATGCGGTTGTGATGATTTTCACACAACAGAATTAGCAGCCGATTTGATTGTTGATGCCAGTGGACGCAATTCTCAACAGCCCAAGTGGTTAGAAGAAATTGGTTATGAACCTCCTACTGAAACCGTCATTAACTCTTTTTTAGGTTACAGTACCCAGTGGTATGAACGCCCAGAAGGTTTACAGGCTGATTGGAAGGCGCTAGTGGTGGCTGCAAAACCACCCCATGATAAGCGTGGAGGTGTCATCTTTCCCATCGAAGGCAACCGTTGGCAAGTACTCGTATCGGGTATCGGTCGAGACTATCCACCTACTGATGAAGCTGGCTTTATGGAATTTGTCCGCAGCCTCCGCACCCCAGTGATTTACGACGCACTTCAAAGCGCCAAACCCCTCTCTCCAGTTTATGGCTATCGGCGTACAGAGAATCGCTGGCGTCATTACGAAAAGCTTTCTAGGTTGCCAGAAGGATTGCTGGCAATTGGGGATGCTGTTTGTGCCTTCAATCCTGTTTACGGTCAGGGTATGACTGTTGCTGCATTGAGTGCTTTAACCCTTAAAGAGTGCTTACAGGAGCAATTCCGGTATCGAAAGGGCAACTTCACGGGTTTAACTAAGAACTTTCAAAACCAGCTATCTAAAGTTTTGCAAACTCCCTGGTTGATGGCAACAGGTGAAGATTTCCGTTGGGAAACTACCTCTGGCGGTCATCCTGACAAAATCACCCAACTGATGCACCGATACATGGATCAAATCATGTTGCTATCGATTAGCAATCCCAAGATATACCGCAGTTTTGCAGAAGTGACACATCTGGTCAAGCCTTCAAGGACGCTTTTTGCGCCTGATATTTTAGTACAAGTTTTAGGGACGTTGCTAAATCAAAGTAGGAATCAGGAGAAAGCCCTGAGGCAAGGAGTAAACTAG